From the genome of Callithrix jacchus isolate 240 chromosome 7, calJac240_pri, whole genome shotgun sequence, one region includes:
- the LOC100387637 gene encoding cytochrome P450 4A7-like isoform X1: MSNVFHQNDAIYNLTPTGCLNHRTCQLVHQHADRVIQLRKFRLQEERELEKVRRKRHLDILDILLLAKVTVCRRGQRLFPKAQSKRPILNSHFSLPRWRMAAACQTRTSVLRWTHLCLEDMTPQPAASPGSSTLWPYTPRISRCAARRSRASWEMKPSSPGLKVSLSIYGLHHNLNMWPNPEVFDPSHFALGSAQHSHAFLPFSGGSR; encoded by the exons ATGAGCAATGTCTTTCATCAGAATGACGCAATCTACAACCTGACTCCTACCGGCTGCTTAAACCACCGCACCTGCCAGCTTGTCCATCAGCACGCAG ATCGAGTGATCCAGCTGAGGAAGTTTCGGCTGCAGGAGGAGCGGGAGCTGGAGAAGGTCAGGAGAAAGAGGCATTTGGATATCCTGGACATCCTCCTTTTGGCCAAAGTGACTGTGTGTAGGAGAGGCCAGAGGCTTTTCCCAAAAGCACAGAGCAAGAGACCAATCCTGaactctcacttcagcctccccagatgGAGAATGGCAGCAGCTTGTCAGACAAGGACCTCCGTGCTGAGGTGGACACATTTATGTTTGGAGGACATGACACCACAGCCAGCAGCATCTCCTGGATCCTCTACGCTCTGGCCATACACCCCAAGGATCAGCAGATGTGCCGCGAGGAGATCCAGAGCCTCCTGGGAGATGAAGCCTTCATCACCTG GATTGAAAGTCAGCCTTTCCATTTATGGCCTTCACCACAACCTGAACATGTGGCCAAACCCAGAG GTGTTTGACCCTTCCCACTTTGCCCTGGGTTCTGCTCAACACAGCCACGCTTTCCTGCCCTTCTCTGGAGGATCAAGGTGA
- the LOC100387637 gene encoding cytochrome P450 4A11-like isoform X2, whose amino-acid sequence MSNVFHQNDAIYNLTPTGCLNHRTCQLVHQHADRVIQLRKFRLQEERELEKPPQMENGSSLSDKDLRAEVDTFMFGGHDTTASSISWILYALAIHPKDQQMCREEIQSLLGDEAFITWIESQPFHLWPSPQPEHVAKPRGV is encoded by the exons ATGAGCAATGTCTTTCATCAGAATGACGCAATCTACAACCTGACTCCTACCGGCTGCTTAAACCACCGCACCTGCCAGCTTGTCCATCAGCACGCAG ATCGAGTGATCCAGCTGAGGAAGTTTCGGCTGCAGGAGGAGCGGGAGCTGGAGAAG cctccccagatgGAGAATGGCAGCAGCTTGTCAGACAAGGACCTCCGTGCTGAGGTGGACACATTTATGTTTGGAGGACATGACACCACAGCCAGCAGCATCTCCTGGATCCTCTACGCTCTGGCCATACACCCCAAGGATCAGCAGATGTGCCGCGAGGAGATCCAGAGCCTCCTGGGAGATGAAGCCTTCATCACCTG GATTGAAAGTCAGCCTTTCCATTTATGGCCTTCACCACAACCTGAACATGTGGCCAAACCCAGAG GTGTTTGA